A DNA window from Arachis duranensis cultivar V14167 chromosome 3, aradu.V14167.gnm2.J7QH, whole genome shotgun sequence contains the following coding sequences:
- the LOC107476418 gene encoding cytochrome P450 94C1: protein MEMLHIMTTSAMSTALFLSFFTFTLFFSVFSFLLFISRIKPWCNCDTCRTYLNISWIAHFPNLCDWYTHLLRASPTGTIHLHVLNNTITSNPNNVQHILKTKFHNYPKGTPFSTLLGDLLGNGIFNSDGHSWQFQRKMASLELGSVAIRSYALQIVNQEIQTRLIPLLQSVSNQQDKLLDIQDIFRRFSFDIICKFSFGMDPECLISSLPESKLADSFDLASKLSAERAMSPSPLIWKMKRLLNIGSEKKLKEAIGIVDNVAMDIIRQRRREMMTMASLNKSDLLSRFMETIEDDKYLRDIVISFLLAGRDTIAAALTGFFILLSKNPHVGSTIRQELERVMEADQELPTFEQMRSMHYLNGALHESMRLFPPVQFDSKYAQEDDVLPDGTFVRRGSRVTYHPYAMGRMDTIWGPDSDQFRPERWLNTDGVFVQQCPFKYPVFQAGVRVCLGKDLALMEIKSIAAAMLRHFDVRVVGPNTEPCFAPGLTATVRGGLPVQVTQRC, encoded by the coding sequence ATGGAGATGCTGCATATCATGACTACTTCAGCCATGTCCACAGCCCTCTTCCTCTCCTTCTTTACTTTTACACTCTTTTTCTCTGTCTTCTCATTTCTCCTGTTCATTTCTAGGATCAAGCCATGGTGTAATTGTGATACGTGTCGCACTTACCTTAATATTTCTTGGATTGCTCATTTTCCAAATCTCTGCGACTGGTACACTCACCTTCTTCGTGCTTCACCTACCGGAACTATCCACCTCCACGTCCTCAATAACACTATTACCTCCAATCCTAATAACGTTCAGCACATTCTCAAAACCAAGTTCCATAATTATCCTAAAGGCACACCTTTTTCTACTCTCCTTGGCGACCTTCTTGGCAACGGAATCTTCAACTCCGATGGCCATTCCTGGCAATTCCAGCGCAAGATGGCCAGCCTCGAGCTCGGCAGCGTCGCCATTCGCTCCTATGCCCTCCAAATCGTCAACCAAGAGATCCAAACCAGGCTGATTCCTCTCCTCCAATCGGTTTCCAATCAGCAAGATAAATTGTTGGACATTCAagatatttttagaagattTTCTTTTGACATTATTTGTAAATTTTCATTTGGAATGGATCCTGAGTGTCTCATTTCTTCTTTGCCGGAATCTAAACTGGCAGACAGCTTTGACCTTGCATCTAAACTCTCCGCAGAGCGAGCAATGTCACCGTCGCCGCTCATATGGAAGATGAAACGATTACTCAATATTGGTTCGGAGAAAAAACTGAAAGAAGCCATTGGAATAGTAGACAATGTGGCCATGGACATCATAAgacagaggagaagagagatGATGACTATGGCGAGTTTAAACAAATCGGATTTACTGTCTAGATTTATGGAGACTATTGAAGATGACAAATACCTGAGAGACATAGTTATCAGTTTCTTGCTGGCGGGTCGGGACACAATCGCAGCAGCGTTGACTGGATTTTTCATTCTGCTTTCGAAGAACCCGCATGTGGGGTCAACCATCCGGCAGGAGCTGGAGCGGGTGATGGAAGCGGATCAGGAATTGCCGACCTTTGAGCAAATGAGGAGCATGCATTACCTGAATGGAGCGCTTCACGAGAGCATGAGGCTGTTCCCTCCGGTTCAGTTTGATTCAAAGTATGCTCAAGAAGATGACGTCTTGCCAGATGGCACTTTTGTCAGGAGAGGGAGTCGGGTCACTTACCACCCCTATGCAATGGGTCGGATGGACACTATTTGGGGCCCCGATTCCGATCAGTTTCGACCCGAAAGGTGGTTGAATACAGATGGTGTTTTTGTTCAGCAGTGTCCCTTTAAGTACCCGGTTTTTCAAGCCGGGGTGAGAGTCTGTTTGGGAAAAGACTTGGCCTTGATGGAGATCAAGTCCATTGCCGCCGCCATGCTCCGCCACTTTGATGTCCGGGTTGTTGGGCCTAATACGGAGCCCTGCTTCGCTCCAGGCCTTACTGCCACTGTGCGGGGCGGGTTGCCGGTTCAAGTTACCCAAAGGTGTTGA